In a genomic window of Pseudomonadota bacterium:
- a CDS encoding tetratricopeptide repeat protein, which yields MSKNTIELFFNESEALAAAGNLDEAGRILADFISKEKFLRARAHNDYGVIAWRKGKKEEALNHYRLAVGLDPTEVVYRKNLADLLYFAKGEAENALVHYRQILVENPKDFDAILAMGRICADLGGHFTREATAFFDLAKQINPENNNLKEEIKKLSDRQSPSFSPDTDNDTERVLEVFTGDPSETYKRIAADFVAGNNSDTEKKISAFITSCPGFALAHNDLGVISHQLEKLDQAEANYREAVRLAPQNITFRKNLADFLFVVRQQPEEAMQHYHEVLKSAPKDLEALMMIGNICLALNAPEEARSFFNLVLDIEPWNQDASRSLEMLDKHEATGA from the coding sequence ATGTCGAAAAATACTATCGAACTGTTTTTCAATGAAAGCGAAGCTCTCGCTGCTGCCGGCAATCTCGATGAGGCCGGTCGCATATTGGCGGATTTCATTAGTAAGGAGAAATTTCTGAGAGCAAGAGCCCACAATGATTATGGGGTAATTGCCTGGCGCAAAGGCAAGAAGGAAGAAGCCTTAAACCATTATCGTCTAGCAGTGGGACTTGATCCGACAGAAGTGGTTTACCGAAAAAATCTTGCGGATTTATTATATTTTGCCAAAGGTGAAGCAGAAAATGCTTTAGTCCATTACCGTCAAATCCTTGTCGAAAACCCAAAAGATTTTGACGCAATCTTGGCTATGGGGCGCATCTGCGCAGATCTGGGAGGTCATTTTACAAGAGAAGCCACTGCTTTTTTTGATTTAGCGAAACAAATAAATCCTGAAAATAATAATCTGAAGGAAGAAATAAAAAAACTTTCCGACAGACAATCGCCTTCCTTCTCGCCCGACACAGATAACGATACCGAACGGGTCTTAGAAGTTTTCACAGGTGATCCATCTGAAACATATAAACGCATAGCCGCAGATTTCGTTGCGGGTAATAACTCCGATACGGAAAAAAAAATCTCTGCTTTTATTACTTCTTGCCCCGGCTTCGCTCTGGCCCATAATGATCTTGGCGTCATTTCCCATCAGCTGGAAAAACTCGACCAAGCCGAGGCCAACTACCGGGAGGCTGTCCGCCTAGCCCCTCAGAATATCACCTTTCGCAAAAACCTGGCCGACTTTCTTTTTGTTGTTCGTCAGCAGCCGGAAGAAGCCATGCAGCACTATCACGAGGTGTTGAAAAGCGCGCCCAAAGATCTTGAAGCCCTGATGATGATCGGCAACATTTGCCTGGCTCTTAACGCTCCGGAAGAGGCCCGCTCTTTCTTCAACCTGGTCCTTGATATCGAGCCCTGGAATCAGGATGCGAGCCGCAGCCTGGAAATGCTCGACAAACATGAGGCGACCGGGGCATGA
- a CDS encoding tetratricopeptide repeat protein: MGDTPLALRELAIQAGMLDKHREAIELWRRFLKQEKNNAEAWLNLGSALFAVGRTKEALAAAEQACRLQPLMKEPYFNRSLYELHLGYPAAPAADRLKKLLAQVPEYQAARVLHAAAICLRDGVNLGKKAFTDLYDDNLTPEVIAIAGRELAATLKNNHRAQAAKKIKKATSMGPDSSD; this comes from the coding sequence ATGGGAGATACGCCCCTGGCCCTGCGAGAACTTGCCATTCAGGCCGGCATGCTGGATAAACACCGGGAAGCAATCGAACTCTGGCGGCGTTTTCTCAAACAGGAAAAGAATAACGCGGAAGCCTGGCTGAATCTGGGCAGCGCCCTGTTTGCCGTGGGCCGCACCAAAGAGGCACTGGCCGCCGCCGAACAAGCCTGCCGGTTGCAACCGTTGATGAAAGAGCCCTATTTTAACCGCTCCCTCTATGAACTTCACCTGGGATATCCGGCGGCTCCGGCGGCTGACCGTCTGAAAAAACTTTTAGCGCAGGTACCGGAATATCAAGCCGCCCGGGTTCTCCACGCCGCCGCGATCTGCCTACGCGATGGAGTCAACCTCGGCAAAAAAGCCTTCACAGATCTTTACGACGACAATCTGACCCCGGAGGTTATCGCGATCGCCGGCCGCGAGCTGGCCGCCACTCTGAAGAACAACCACCGCGCTCAAGCGGCGAAAAAAATCAAAAAAGCGACTTCAATGGGGCCCGATTCCTCAGATTGA
- the flaF gene encoding flagellar biosynthesis regulatory protein FlaF produces MSNPINAYKKIVKDTLSGREIEAAVLIKAAEKLQECQQHWNSSDRDKKLDESIKFNQLIWSIFQSELASVDNPLPKELRANLLRLSAFIDKRSLETIAYPASEKLNILININRNIAAGLRERPQAA; encoded by the coding sequence GTGTCAAACCCCATTAACGCTTACAAAAAGATTGTGAAAGATACCCTGTCTGGCCGGGAGATTGAGGCTGCGGTACTGATTAAGGCCGCGGAAAAATTGCAGGAGTGCCAGCAGCATTGGAACAGTAGCGACCGCGATAAGAAGCTTGATGAGTCAATCAAATTCAATCAGCTGATCTGGAGTATCTTTCAAAGTGAGTTGGCGTCTGTGGATAATCCTCTACCCAAGGAATTGCGCGCAAATCTTTTACGGCTAAGTGCTTTTATCGATAAAAGATCCCTGGAGACCATCGCTTATCCAGCGTCTGAAAAACTGAATATTTTAATCAATATCAATCGGAATATCGCGGCCGGTTTGCGGGAACGGCCCCAGGCGGCCTAG
- a CDS encoding flagellar protein FlbT has protein sequence MALKISLRPHEKIVVAGAVIKNGGKRSDLVIENKVPILREKDLMRDEDADTPCRRIYFVVQLMYLDEANLKSYFQNYWRLVEDVLAAAPSMTKYLDRVSEHLVAGDYYQALRRSWELIDYEKEVLSRVKPH, from the coding sequence ATGGCTTTAAAAATCAGCCTGCGTCCGCATGAGAAAATCGTCGTTGCAGGTGCCGTAATCAAAAATGGGGGTAAGCGCAGCGATCTGGTGATTGAAAACAAGGTCCCGATTCTGCGGGAGAAGGATCTGATGCGAGATGAGGATGCTGATACCCCATGTCGGCGGATTTATTTTGTGGTTCAACTGATGTATCTGGATGAGGCTAACCTGAAAAGTTATTTCCAGAATTACTGGCGTCTGGTGGAAGATGTGCTCGCGGCCGCCCCTAGTATGACAAAATATCTGGATCGCGTCAGTGAACATCTGGTAGCGGGTGATTATTACCAGGCCCTGCGTCGGTCCTGGGAATTGATTGATTATGAGAAGGAGGTGTTAAGCCGTGTCAAACCCCATTAA
- a CDS encoding flagellin codes for MRNISLTAGMRQNLYSLQSTAQLMDQTAGRLSSGKKVETALDDPINYFAAEGHRQRASDLTARKDEMGEAVQTVKAGNIGIESLVDLVASAKSLVNSALSADSSADIKSLESQYNILMTQIDELALDSGYKGINLLDGTDDELKVSFDEKGDASVTLTGFDASHEGLSLTTITEGSWVDGGTAGAVDAKGDKSNLNEALDRLDSARSTLRDESKKLANNLSTITIRQDFTSNMIRTLEDGADNLTLADMNEEGANMLMLQTRQGLGTSSLSMASQAAQSVLRLF; via the coding sequence ATGAGAAATATTTCGTTAACCGCTGGCATGCGGCAGAATCTTTACAGTTTGCAGAGTACGGCGCAGTTGATGGATCAGACCGCGGGTCGTTTAAGTTCCGGAAAGAAGGTTGAAACCGCTCTGGATGATCCGATTAACTATTTTGCCGCCGAAGGTCATCGTCAGAGAGCCAGCGACCTCACCGCCCGTAAGGATGAAATGGGTGAAGCGGTGCAGACCGTGAAAGCCGGCAACATCGGCATTGAGTCGTTGGTCGATCTGGTGGCTTCAGCCAAATCGCTGGTCAATTCGGCCCTGTCGGCGGATTCTTCGGCCGATATCAAGAGCCTTGAGTCCCAGTACAATATCCTGATGACTCAGATTGACGAATTGGCGCTTGATTCGGGTTATAAGGGGATTAATCTGCTTGACGGTACCGATGACGAACTGAAGGTTTCCTTCGATGAAAAAGGCGATGCGTCGGTGACGCTGACCGGATTTGATGCTTCGCATGAAGGGCTTTCTCTGACGACCATTACCGAAGGTTCCTGGGTAGACGGCGGCACCGCCGGCGCCGTCGACGCAAAGGGTGATAAGTCAAATCTGAATGAAGCACTTGACCGTCTCGATAGTGCCAGATCGACGCTGCGTGATGAGTCCAAGAAGCTGGCCAACAATCTTTCAACAATCACGATTCGGCAGGATTTCACCTCCAACATGATCAGAACCCTTGAAGACGGGGCTGATAATCTGACCCTGGCCGATATGAACGAAGAAGGGGCCAATATGCTGATGCTGCAGACTCGGCAGGGTTTGGGAACCTCTTCTTTGAGCATGGCTTCGCAGGCGGCCCAATCGGTTCTGAGACTCTTCTAG